A single window of Dehalococcoidales bacterium DNA harbors:
- a CDS encoding MBL fold metallo-hydrolase: MKIRILGAHNCESQNTRLLSLLVDDILVLDAGGLTSSLSFAEQQKVEAVLLTHHHYDHVRDIPALAMNSYLSGATFRIYAPPSVHDALTTRLLDGKFYPNFLERPPENPTVKFTVVEPLKPEQVEGYSILPVPLNHSVPAVGYQVTASDGKAIFYSGDTGPDMADCWRQVSPQLLIIEVTASNRFTSFGRESKHLTPDLLKEELGVFLELKGYLPRVVTVHMSPGLEDESRAEIATVAEELAITISPAYEGMEISV, translated from the coding sequence ATGAAAATCCGGATTCTGGGAGCGCATAACTGCGAATCACAAAATACCCGGCTTCTCAGTTTGCTGGTTGATGATATCCTGGTACTGGATGCCGGCGGGCTTACTTCCAGCCTGTCTTTTGCGGAGCAGCAGAAAGTTGAGGCGGTACTGCTCACCCATCATCATTATGACCATGTCCGCGATATACCTGCCCTGGCGATGAATTCTTACCTTTCCGGCGCCACTTTCCGTATTTATGCCCCCCCGTCTGTCCATGATGCGTTGACTACCCGCCTGCTCGATGGGAAATTCTATCCCAATTTCCTGGAACGGCCCCCGGAGAACCCCACGGTTAAGTTCACCGTGGTCGAACCGCTAAAGCCGGAGCAGGTTGAAGGCTATAGTATCCTACCTGTCCCGCTAAACCACTCCGTTCCGGCCGTCGGCTACCAGGTGACGGCTTCCGACGGGAAGGCGATATTCTACAGCGGGGACACCGGGCCGGACATGGCTGACTGCTGGCGGCAAGTCTCACCGCAGTTGCTTATCATTGAAGTCACCGCCTCGAACCGGTTTACCAGTTTCGGCAGGGAGTCAAAGCACCTTACCCCAGACCTGCTCAAAGAAGAGCTGGGGGTCTTCCTTGAGCTTAAGGGTTATCTGCCCCGCGTGGTCACCGTTCACATGAGTCCCGGACTGGAAGATGAAAGTAGAGCGGAAATAGCGACTGTTGCCGAAGAATTAGCTATCACAATCTCTCCAGCCTATGAAGGTATGGAAATCAGTGTTTGA
- a CDS encoding Mut7-C RNAse domain-containing protein: MKFIVDHNVGKLVKWLRMIGYDTLFFNGDDDWEMIITALADKRVILTRDTQVMKRGVIASGRLKAVLIESDDPEQQKRQVAEALDLGGKARPFTICLECNQPLVERDKEQVKGRVPPYVFRTQSHYMECPACHRIYWRGTHWQAMNQGLERIGKGKAE, translated from the coding sequence TTGAAATTCATCGTAGACCATAATGTGGGGAAGCTGGTCAAGTGGCTGAGGATGATAGGGTATGATACCCTGTTCTTCAATGGCGATGATGACTGGGAAATGATAATTACCGCCCTGGCCGATAAACGGGTGATACTGACACGGGATACCCAGGTCATGAAGAGGGGGGTCATCGCCAGCGGCCGGCTCAAAGCCGTTCTCATCGAGAGCGATGACCCGGAACAGCAAAAGCGGCAGGTGGCGGAAGCGCTCGACCTGGGAGGCAAAGCCCGACCGTTTACCATCTGCCTGGAGTGCAATCAGCCCCTGGTGGAGAGGGATAAAGAGCAGGTGAAGGGACGGGTCCCGCCCTATGTATTCCGGACGCAGAGTCACTATATGGAGTGCCCCGCCTGTCACCGGATTTACTGGCGGGGAACTCACTGGCAGGCGATGAACCAGGGACTGGAAAGAATCGGCAAGGGTAAGGCTGAGTAA
- a CDS encoding FAD-linked oxidase C-terminal domain-containing protein, with product MTTGSFGKVTGEVLTLLAGIVGDRNVLSGDERQNYSRDETLRVDPVLPEVVVIPEDTGAVAGVLKLANDRRIPVTPRGGGTGLSGGAVPIYGGIVLSLERMNRILEIDKENFVAVVEPGVTLAEVYKAVEEVGLYYPPYPGEPNATIGGNAATNAGGMRAVKYGVTRHSVLGLEAVLPDGEVLSTGGKFVKCATGYDLTQLIIGSEGTLGVITKITLRLIPPAGRREILFVPFHSLHDAIDSVPDILKERILPVGIEFMEKDIIDMVEQHTGKEIPLHQYQAFLLIMVEADSEDDFHVIAERIGKICLGHGAVDIFVPGSERAKRNLLEAREKFYTVIGHYGVLNVSDVVVPRSHIAEFVKKTKEIAAEYGIPLVTYGHAGDGNVHLHPMGQGSKELEEKGKELLKRIYEVGVSFGGTISGEHGLGFVKKGYLPIASDRAKIDLMKRIKLAFDPNNILNPGKVFDLD from the coding sequence ATGACAACCGGGAGTTTTGGCAAAGTAACCGGAGAGGTGTTGACGCTACTGGCCGGGATAGTTGGCGACAGGAATGTCCTCAGCGGAGATGAGCGGCAGAACTACTCCCGTGATGAGACGCTGCGGGTTGATCCGGTGCTTCCTGAAGTGGTGGTTATCCCCGAAGATACCGGCGCGGTGGCCGGGGTGCTCAAGCTGGCTAATGATAGAAGGATTCCGGTCACTCCCCGGGGCGGGGGGACGGGACTATCCGGCGGTGCTGTGCCCATTTATGGGGGGATTGTTCTCTCTCTGGAGAGAATGAACAGAATCCTGGAGATAGATAAGGAAAACTTTGTCGCTGTCGTTGAGCCGGGGGTTACCCTGGCCGAGGTTTATAAGGCTGTGGAGGAGGTCGGCCTTTACTATCCTCCCTATCCCGGTGAGCCGAATGCTACCATCGGCGGTAACGCGGCCACCAACGCCGGCGGGATGAGGGCCGTGAAATACGGTGTCACCAGGCACTCGGTACTGGGGCTGGAGGCGGTCTTACCTGATGGGGAGGTATTATCCACGGGGGGGAAGTTCGTTAAATGCGCCACCGGATATGACCTGACCCAGCTGATCATCGGCTCGGAAGGGACATTAGGGGTAATCACTAAAATTACCTTGAGGCTGATTCCTCCGGCAGGGAGAAGGGAAATCCTTTTTGTCCCTTTCCATAGCCTGCATGACGCGATTGATTCCGTCCCTGACATCCTTAAAGAGAGGATACTGCCGGTCGGTATCGAGTTTATGGAGAAGGACATTATCGATATGGTCGAACAGCATACCGGCAAAGAGATCCCGTTACACCAGTATCAGGCTTTTCTGCTGATAATGGTGGAAGCGGATAGCGAGGATGACTTTCATGTTATCGCCGAACGCATCGGCAAGATTTGCCTGGGTCACGGCGCGGTCGATATCTTTGTCCCCGGTAGTGAGCGGGCGAAGCGGAATCTCCTTGAGGCCAGGGAGAAGTTTTATACCGTCATCGGGCATTATGGCGTACTCAATGTTTCCGATGTCGTTGTCCCGCGCAGCCATATCGCTGAATTTGTGAAAAAAACCAAGGAGATTGCCGCTGAATACGGCATCCCACTGGTGACTTACGGGCATGCCGGGGACGGCAATGTACACCTGCACCCGATGGGGCAGGGTAGTAAGGAGCTTGAAGAAAAGGGTAAAGAGCTATTGAAGAGAATCTATGAGGTGGGGGTGTCTTTCGGTGGGACAATCTCCGGTGAGCACGGCCTCGGTTTTGTCAAGAAAGGCTACCTTCCGATAGCTTCTGACCGGGCCAAGATAGACCTGATGAAGAGGATCAAGCTGGCTTTTGACCCCAACAATATTCTGAATCCGGGCAAGGTCTTTGACCTGGACTAG